The nucleotide sequence GCCGACGTGCTGTACCCGCCCGCGGTCATCGCCTCCATGAGGACGCCGTTGAGCCCCTGCTCGGTCATCCCCACGGCGAGTTCGGAGACCGCCGCGGCGAGCCCGCGCTCGGCGACGGCCAGTGCCCCGCGCAGGACCTCGATCTCCTCGGCCGTCTTGGTCCGGCGCGCCGCCTTCATCGCCACCTCGGCGTCGACGAACTCCGCCCGGGGGAAGGCCATCGGTAGCAATCGCGCGAACGACGGCGACATGGCGTCGGTACCGACGCGCTTGGCGTCCGCGGCGCCCTCGATGCCCTTGAGGACCTCGATGATGGTCATCGGGTTCCAGGCCAGCCCGTAGAGGTGCTCGTGTCCGATTTCCTCGGGGATGCCCTCGTCCCATGTGCTGTTGAGGTGGATGTCACCGGTGGCGCGCACCAGCACGCAGATCGGTGCGAACGGCCGGGTGCCCGCCACCCACAGCTGCGGCGCTCCGGTGACGTACCGGACGTTGGCCTGTCGGCCGAGCACCAGGACGTCGAGGCCGTGGGCGTCCATCTGGGCGATGGCGCGCTCACGGCGCCCGGCGCGCAGCACCGGGCCGTCGGGGACGATGTCTTCTGCCATGTTCTCGCCTCAGCTCGGCCCGTAGGGCGCGTACGGGTAGTCGGTGATGGACTGGTAGCCGTCCTCGGTGATGATCACGATCTCCTCACCGCGGTACCCACCGGTGCCGTCCTGCCAGACGACGGGCTCCAGCACCAGCAGCATGCCGGCGGGGAACACGAAGCCGTCGTCGAACTCCGCGCCGAGATCGGTTCCGATCATGGGCATCTCGGCGGCGTTGGTGCCGATGCCGTGACCGAGGTAGAAGTGCGGCAGCCACGGCTTGGCACCGCCGTTCGCCGCGATCGCGGCGCGGGCCAGATCGCCGGCGGTGGCACCCGCCCTGGTGACCGCCAGGACCGCGTCGAGGATGCCGCGCCACGTCGTGAAGTTCGCGTGCTGCTCGGGCGTCGGGTCCTGGCCCACCACCCAGGTTCGCCCCCAGTCCGAGCAGTACCCCTCGTAGGTGATGCTGATGTCGGTCCACAACACGTCGCCCTTGGCCAACGGCTTCTCCGTCGGCAGCAACGGCAGGGCCAGGTCGCCGGTGGTGGTCCACACCGCACCGCTGCTGCGGGTCGTCGGCATCACCTGCCAGATCGCCTCGATCATGTTCGTCGTCGCGCCGAGTTCGAAGGCCCGCCGGACGAAACGCGCCGAGAGGTCCAGCTGGCTGACGCCGGGAGCGACGTAGGGCTGGACGTCACCGAGCGCCTGCTCGGTGATGCGGCAGGCCCGTCGGACGGCGGAGATCTGGTCGACGGTCTTGACCAGTTTCGCGGGCCCGACCACCAGGGCGGCGTCGGTCGGCGGACCGGCCGGGAACAGGCGTCCGGCCGCGCGGCGCATCGCACCGGTGAGTTCGTCGACGGCGATGCGCGCGGTCGGTGCGACGAGCCCGGCGAGCACGGAGCCGAAACGCTCGACGCCCTCGTCGAACTCGAGGTACAGCGGGCCGTGGACGTGATCGGCGGGCACCTCGGTGTCGAAGGCGCTGCCCTCGCGGAACGGCATGAACAGGTGCGGGTGCTCGTCGTCGGCGAGCACCACCGCCACCGGCCGCTCCACGTGCGAGAGACCGGCGTCGAGCAGCGGCCAACTGGCACCCGTGGCGTAGACCACGTTGCCGTTGCCGAGCAGGACGAGCGCGTCGACGCCCTCGTCCCGCATCGCCGCGCGCAACCGGGCGCCGCATTCGCGGTACATCCGGGCCCGGTCGGGCACGTCGGGGATGTCCAGGAGCGCCGATCCCGCCGACGGTGCGACGGTGGCCGTCACGCGATCCCCAGGAAGTTCTTCACGTTGGTGCTGACGATCTTCGTGGCGGCCTCGGGCCCGACGGCGTCGACGACGGTCTTCAGCGACTTCTCGGAGTAGCCGAACGTCGACTCGTTGTGCGGGTAGTCGCTCGACCACATCACGTTGTCCACGCCGATCTGGTCGATCAACCGCAGGCCGAGCGGATCGACCATGAACGACGCGCTCATGTGCTGGTCCCAGTAGTGCCGAACGTCGTGCTGCAGTTCGTGATTGAACATGTGCCGGTAGGAGGCCAGCATGTGCTCGGCGTCCTGCAGGGCGGTGGGCACCCAGGCGATCCCGCCCTCGAACCAGCCGACCTTCAGGCTCGGGTGCCGGTCCAGGATCCCGGAGAAGACGTACTTGGCGAACTGCTCGCGGAACGAGTCGACGTTGACCATCATGCCGACCACCACGCTGTTGTTCTGGCACGGCGTCTTCGGCGGCGTCTCGCCGATGTGGTGGCTGACAGGTAGGCCGGCAGCCTCGATCTCGTCCCACACGGCGTCCATGGCGGTACTGCCGTAGTCGTAGATATTGCCGTCGTCGTCCTTGCCGGGGTTCAGCGGCAGCAGGAACGTGCGCAGCCCCAGGGACTTCAGCTCCTCGAGCGTGCTGCGGGTGCCCTTCGGGTCCCACCAGTTGATCAAGCCGACACCGTGGAAGTGGCCCTTGCTGCGCTCCTGCAGTTCGGCGATGTGCTCGTTGTAGATGCGGAACACGCGCTCGCGCAACGACTTGTCGGGGTAGTGGAACAGCGCGAGCACCGCGTTGGGGAAGGCCAGCTCCTTGTCGATGCCGTCCTCGGCGAGTTCGCGGATGCGCGCGTCGATGTCATTGGACGCCGCGCCGGCCAGGTCGTCGTACTGCATCAGCACGCGGCCGAAGTCGCCTCCCGTCCACGCCTTGCCCTTCATGCCGACCATGTAGGCGCCGTCCTCGTACCAGATGCGCGGCGCGGCACCCTTCAGCTCCTCGGGGAAGCGCTCGTAGAAGATGTCGTCGGCAACGGAGATGTGGTTGTCGGCGGAGAAGATCTCGGTGTCGGTCGGCAACCCGTGCTCGCGGGTGGCGTGGCCCTTGCGGAACTTCGGCGCGCCGAAGCCCTCGGCTGGGTACAGCGTGGCGGTGGGGGTGGACATCGGTGACTCCAATCGGGCTGAGCCGGACCTGACTACCAGGTGACCGGAAGTTCGTAGACGCCGTAGGCGAGACGGTCGTGCTTGAACGGCACGTCGTCGAACGGGATGGCCAGTGCCATCGTGGGGATGCGGCGCAGCAGTGTGTGGAACACGATCTGCAGTTCGGCGCGGGCCAACTGCTGACCGACGCACTGGTGGCGGCCGTAGCCGAAGCCGAGCTGCTGGCCGGCGTCGCGGGTGAGGTCGAGTCGGTCGGGAGCGGGATAGGTGGCCGGG is from Mycolicibacterium grossiae and encodes:
- a CDS encoding M24 family metallopeptidase → MAEDIVPDGPVLRAGRRERAIAQMDAHGLDVLVLGRQANVRYVTGAPQLWVAGTRPFAPICVLVRATGDIHLNSTWDEGIPEEIGHEHLYGLAWNPMTIIEVLKGIEGAADAKRVGTDAMSPSFARLLPMAFPRAEFVDAEVAMKAARRTKTAEEIEVLRGALAVAERGLAAAVSELAVGMTEQGLNGVLMEAMTAGGYSTSATQDGAWITSPEHAWRVGRRDRRIADGDLVAFAAGALADGYVGEVGRTWPVGGASDAPGVRALFRRSNALWERLVEVCRPGASAGGLLDAYDDAGEALPPIPVAHGLGLGFDPPVISPDLPRTVADERLDPGMVLAVSAYVWEPGVGAVFHRDAVLVGDDGPEVLTSSPAWAQAVSF
- a CDS encoding M24 family metallopeptidase → MYRECGARLRAAMRDEGVDALVLLGNGNVVYATGASWPLLDAGLSHVERPVAVVLADDEHPHLFMPFREGSAFDTEVPADHVHGPLYLEFDEGVERFGSVLAGLVAPTARIAVDELTGAMRRAAGRLFPAGPPTDAALVVGPAKLVKTVDQISAVRRACRITEQALGDVQPYVAPGVSQLDLSARFVRRAFELGATTNMIEAIWQVMPTTRSSGAVWTTTGDLALPLLPTEKPLAKGDVLWTDISITYEGYCSDWGRTWVVGQDPTPEQHANFTTWRGILDAVLAVTRAGATAGDLARAAIAANGGAKPWLPHFYLGHGIGTNAAEMPMIGTDLGAEFDDGFVFPAGMLLVLEPVVWQDGTGGYRGEEIVIITEDGYQSITDYPYAPYGPS
- a CDS encoding amidohydrolase family protein, yielding MSTPTATLYPAEGFGAPKFRKGHATREHGLPTDTEIFSADNHISVADDIFYERFPEELKGAAPRIWYEDGAYMVGMKGKAWTGGDFGRVLMQYDDLAGAASNDIDARIRELAEDGIDKELAFPNAVLALFHYPDKSLRERVFRIYNEHIAELQERSKGHFHGVGLINWWDPKGTRSTLEELKSLGLRTFLLPLNPGKDDDGNIYDYGSTAMDAVWDEIEAAGLPVSHHIGETPPKTPCQNNSVVVGMMVNVDSFREQFAKYVFSGILDRHPSLKVGWFEGGIAWVPTALQDAEHMLASYRHMFNHELQHDVRHYWDQHMSASFMVDPLGLRLIDQIGVDNVMWSSDYPHNESTFGYSEKSLKTVVDAVGPEAATKIVSTNVKNFLGIA